A genomic segment from Marinobacter subterrani encodes:
- a CDS encoding SMP-30/gluconolactonase/LRE family protein — MKWLMVGLLVVFLLLGSFLLTPSPIDSKAWNPPAPPPLTGLLAPNERLRLADLLARGQVYGPEDTTIGPDGVLYTGTQDGYIVRVFPDGRVENWVSTGGRPLGMVFDQQGNLIVADAWKGLLSISPEAEITVLAREAEGTPFGFTDDVDIADDGRIYFSDASSRFNQPDYRLDLLEMRPHGRLLRYSRKTGKPEVLLGNLYFANGVAVSPDGDYVLVNETWKYRILRYWIRGPKAGQTEVFADNLPGFPDNLAVDSKGRYWVAFPTLRNPQIDTLHRNPWLKDLVAKLPDSLKPAPQEYGLVIAFDRNGKVITSLHDTRGTHLQEITSVNPHGDYLYFGSLHNDRIGRLPFEAIPGLGDNK; from the coding sequence ATGAAGTGGCTGATGGTGGGTTTGCTGGTTGTTTTCCTGCTGCTGGGCAGTTTCCTGCTGACCCCGTCACCCATCGACAGCAAGGCCTGGAATCCACCCGCTCCGCCCCCGCTGACCGGGCTGCTGGCGCCGAATGAGCGTTTGCGCCTGGCGGATCTGCTGGCCCGGGGACAGGTCTACGGCCCTGAAGACACCACCATTGGTCCGGATGGCGTGCTGTACACCGGCACCCAGGACGGTTATATCGTGCGGGTGTTCCCCGATGGCCGGGTGGAAAACTGGGTATCCACCGGCGGCCGGCCCCTGGGGATGGTGTTTGATCAGCAGGGCAACCTGATTGTGGCGGATGCCTGGAAAGGCCTGCTGTCGATCAGCCCCGAAGCAGAGATCACGGTACTGGCGAGGGAGGCGGAGGGTACGCCCTTCGGGTTCACCGATGATGTTGATATTGCCGATGACGGCCGTATCTATTTCAGCGATGCCAGTTCCCGCTTCAACCAGCCGGACTATCGGCTGGATCTGCTGGAGATGCGGCCCCACGGTCGTCTGCTTCGATATTCCCGGAAGACCGGCAAGCCCGAGGTGCTGCTGGGCAATCTGTATTTCGCCAATGGTGTCGCGGTGTCGCCGGATGGCGACTATGTTTTGGTCAACGAAACCTGGAAATACCGCATCCTGCGTTACTGGATCCGCGGCCCGAAGGCCGGGCAGACGGAAGTATTTGCCGACAACCTGCCGGGGTTTCCCGACAACCTGGCGGTAGATTCGAAAGGCCGATACTGGGTGGCTTTTCCGACGCTGCGCAATCCCCAGATCGACACCCTGCACCGCAACCCCTGGCTCAAGGATCTGGTGGCCAAACTGCCGGACAGCCTGAAGCCGGCCCCCCAGGAATACGGCCTGGTCATTGCGTTTGACCGGAACGGCAAGGTCATTACCAGTCTCCATGATACCCGGGGTACCCATCTGCAGGAGATTACCTCGGTGAATCCCCATGGGGATTACCTGTACTTTGGTTCACTTCACAACGACCGGATTGGCCGGTTACCGTTTGAGGCCATTCCTGGCCTCGGAGACAACAAATAA
- a CDS encoding acyl-CoA thioesterase encodes MSCTDIAWDLPGPFTMEIAVREADTDRLGHANNVVYVRWLEDVSWQHIESLGMTWALHETTGKAMAITRTEIDYLASANAGDHLVLGTWLTGYDGRFRSARQFQLVRPADGKTLVRAVSTHACVDLKTQRPSRAPKEFAAILGGAVVPGGRGL; translated from the coding sequence ATGTCCTGTACTGACATCGCCTGGGACCTGCCGGGCCCGTTCACCATGGAGATTGCCGTACGCGAGGCGGACACCGACCGCCTGGGCCACGCCAACAATGTGGTGTATGTGCGCTGGCTCGAAGATGTCAGTTGGCAGCACATTGAGAGCCTGGGCATGACCTGGGCCCTGCATGAAACGACCGGCAAGGCCATGGCGATCACCCGCACGGAAATCGATTACCTGGCCTCGGCCAATGCCGGCGATCATCTGGTGCTGGGTACCTGGCTGACCGGTTACGATGGCCGGTTCCGATCTGCCCGGCAGTTCCAGTTGGTGCGGCCCGCCGATGGCAAAACCCTGGTCCGGGCAGTCTCCACCCACGCCTGTGTTGATCTGAAAACCCAGCGACCGTCGAGGGCACCGAAGGAGTTTGCCGCGATTCTCGGCGGCGCGGTGGTTCCGGGTGGCAGGGGACTGTAG
- a CDS encoding NADP-dependent oxidoreductase, producing METNADQNAESRMRHVVYDRFGDRDVLQVVQSAVPAPATGQVLVRVHGAGLNPIDWKTRKGLGFAARQIEHSLPWTPGYDMAGEVVTVGDEVTTLAPGDRVMGMIGFPAGGGGYSEYALAAADELAIVPEELDLVAAGALPLAALTAWQALFEVAKLESGQKILIHAGAGGVGHFAVQFALERGAHVIATASAGNRDFLAELGVHEVIDYRTTDIGEECYGLDVVLDLVGGDTGKRSLHTLGEQGVLVTIPTVTADEIISTAESLGLRAHGMMVRPDVFHLEEIAELIEDGDVKVHIEKAFALDDVAQAHELLEGGHVRGKLVLDCR from the coding sequence ATGGAAACGAATGCTGACCAGAATGCCGAATCCAGGATGCGCCATGTGGTCTACGATCGCTTTGGTGATCGCGATGTGCTGCAGGTGGTTCAATCTGCAGTGCCGGCGCCCGCCACGGGACAGGTGCTGGTCCGGGTGCATGGTGCGGGGCTTAATCCTATTGACTGGAAAACCCGCAAGGGGCTGGGCTTCGCCGCCCGGCAAATCGAGCATTCACTGCCCTGGACACCGGGATATGATATGGCCGGCGAAGTGGTCACGGTTGGCGATGAGGTAACCACCCTGGCGCCGGGCGACCGGGTGATGGGTATGATCGGGTTTCCCGCCGGAGGCGGCGGCTACTCGGAGTATGCGCTGGCGGCGGCGGATGAGCTGGCTATCGTGCCGGAAGAGCTTGACCTGGTTGCGGCCGGCGCACTGCCCCTGGCAGCACTGACCGCCTGGCAGGCCCTGTTTGAGGTGGCCAAGCTGGAATCCGGACAAAAAATTCTGATCCACGCTGGCGCCGGGGGTGTGGGGCACTTCGCCGTGCAGTTTGCGCTGGAGCGGGGCGCCCATGTGATTGCCACGGCGTCTGCCGGCAACCGCGATTTTCTGGCAGAGCTGGGCGTCCACGAAGTGATTGATTACCGCACCACCGATATTGGCGAGGAGTGTTATGGCCTGGACGTGGTGCTGGATCTGGTCGGTGGCGACACCGGCAAGCGGTCGCTGCACACTCTCGGCGAGCAGGGCGTTCTGGTGACGATTCCCACCGTCACGGCCGACGAGATCATCAGCACGGCGGAAAGCCTGGGCTTGCGTGCCCACGGCATGATGGTGCGCCCGGATGTTTTTCACCTCGAGGAAATTGCCGAGCTGATTGAAGACGGCGACGTGAAGGTTCACATCGAAAAGGCCTTCGCCCTGGACGACGTCGCGCAGGCCCACGAGCTTCTCGAGGGTGGGCACGTGCGCGGCAAGCTGGTGCTGGACTGTCGCTGA
- a CDS encoding cation:proton antiporter: MPVSTVLLLASIGVLSLFCQWLAWRVRMPAILFLLAGGIAAGPVLGFLAPEVVFGDLLFPVISLAVAIILFEGSLTLRYEEIRGHGKMVRNLVPVGSIVTCIIGTLAARWVLEVSWAVALLFGAISIVTGPTVIAPLLRSVRPDSKLANILRWEGIIIDPVGALLAVLVFEGIVSWGQGNVFGHSVYIFGKTLAVGFLIGAVAGYLNGIVLRKHWIPQYLQNAGTLTFMLGVYAISNELAHESGLLTVTVMGVWMANMKQVPIDSILEFKESLSVLLISALFIILAARVEFSAIAELGWGLVVVLALLMLIARPFSIFLSAIGTNLNWREKLFLSWVAPRGIVAAAVSALFAFQLQKLGYDSAGALVPLVFMLIIATVTLQSVTARPLARLLKVAEPAEYGFLILGANPVARMIGAALKKYEVPVTLADTNWENVRQARMDNLQVYFGNPVSEHAATHLDLTGIGKLLVISPYKHMNSLATYHFLDWFGTNCVFSLAEGDQDQKARHQTAEKIQMTRGLFDGVSYAKLASLVSQGYSIKTTQLSESFGYEDFRKKYQGQALVLFTFDSKEHVAPVLDMEDLKPEDDWILISLVPPQARKERKEKEEGEAVDTELPAAP; encoded by the coding sequence ATGCCTGTCAGTACTGTCCTGCTTCTTGCCAGCATTGGTGTTCTCTCGCTGTTTTGCCAGTGGCTTGCCTGGCGCGTTCGAATGCCTGCGATCCTGTTCCTTCTGGCGGGCGGCATCGCGGCGGGGCCGGTACTCGGGTTCCTGGCCCCGGAGGTCGTTTTCGGCGACCTGCTGTTCCCGGTAATTTCCCTGGCCGTTGCCATTATTCTGTTTGAGGGCAGCCTGACTCTGCGCTACGAGGAAATCCGTGGCCATGGCAAGATGGTCCGCAATCTCGTCCCGGTGGGCTCCATTGTTACCTGCATCATCGGCACCCTGGCGGCGCGCTGGGTGCTGGAGGTTTCCTGGGCGGTGGCCCTGCTGTTTGGCGCCATTTCCATTGTCACCGGCCCCACCGTCATCGCCCCCTTGCTCCGATCGGTGCGGCCAGACTCCAAACTCGCCAACATTCTGCGCTGGGAAGGCATCATCATTGACCCGGTCGGCGCCCTGCTCGCGGTTCTGGTGTTCGAGGGGATTGTATCCTGGGGCCAGGGCAATGTGTTCGGGCACTCGGTGTACATTTTTGGCAAAACCCTGGCGGTGGGCTTCCTGATCGGCGCCGTTGCCGGCTACCTCAACGGCATCGTGCTGCGCAAACACTGGATCCCGCAATACCTGCAGAATGCCGGCACCCTCACCTTCATGCTCGGTGTGTACGCCATTTCCAACGAGCTGGCCCATGAGTCGGGCCTGCTGACCGTAACGGTGATGGGTGTCTGGATGGCCAACATGAAGCAGGTGCCGATTGACAGCATTCTGGAGTTCAAGGAATCCCTCAGCGTTCTGCTGATTTCGGCCCTGTTCATCATTCTGGCAGCACGGGTGGAGTTTTCCGCCATTGCCGAGCTGGGCTGGGGCCTGGTCGTGGTGCTGGCGCTGCTGATGCTGATCGCGCGCCCTTTCAGCATCTTCCTGTCAGCCATTGGCACCAACCTGAATTGGCGGGAGAAGCTGTTTCTCAGTTGGGTTGCCCCCCGGGGCATCGTTGCGGCGGCGGTGTCTGCCCTGTTCGCCTTCCAGCTACAGAAGCTCGGCTATGACAGTGCCGGCGCTCTGGTGCCCCTGGTGTTCATGCTGATTATTGCCACCGTCACCCTGCAAAGCGTGACCGCCAGGCCCCTGGCCCGGTTGCTGAAGGTCGCCGAGCCGGCGGAATACGGCTTCCTGATTCTTGGCGCCAACCCGGTCGCCCGGATGATCGGTGCCGCCCTGAAGAAATACGAGGTACCGGTGACCCTGGCCGACACCAACTGGGAGAACGTGCGCCAGGCGCGCATGGACAACCTGCAGGTGTATTTCGGCAACCCGGTGTCCGAACATGCTGCTACCCACCTGGATCTTACTGGCATCGGCAAGCTGCTGGTCATCTCACCCTACAAGCACATGAACTCCCTGGCCACTTACCACTTCCTGGACTGGTTCGGAACCAACTGTGTATTCAGTCTGGCCGAGGGTGACCAGGATCAGAAGGCCCGGCACCAGACCGCCGAAAAAATCCAGATGACCCGGGGCCTGTTTGATGGGGTCAGCTACGCCAAGCTGGCCAGCCTGGTGAGCCAGGGCTACTCCATCAAGACCACGCAACTGAGTGAATCGTTCGGCTATGAGGATTTCCGGAAAAAATATCAGGGCCAGGCCCTGGTGCTGTTCACTTTCGACAGCAAGGAACACGTCGCCCCGGTACTCGACATGGAAGACCTGAAACCGGAAGACGACTGGATCCTGATCAGCCTGGTGCCGCCCCAGGCCCGGAAGGAACGCAAGGAAAAAGAGGAAGGCGAGGCTGTCGATACCGAGTTACCGGCAGCCCCCTGA
- the tcdA gene encoding tRNA cyclic N6-threonylcarbamoyladenosine(37) synthase TcdA has product MNADDYPFRFGGIERLYGRRALEAFRLAHIAVVGLGGVGSWAAEALARSGIGTITLIDMDDVCVSNTNRQLHALEGQYGRTKTDAMAERLRAINPHADIRVHFGFLTTKNVGELITADMTGVVDAIDSVKAKAALIAHCQRRKIPLICAGGAGGQIDPTQIQVADLSKTTQDPLLAKVRNLLRREYGFSRNPKRRFGIEAVYSLEQLTYPAGDGEVCLQKPATDGPVRLDCASGFGAASPVTASFGFFAASRLLNRIARRANQ; this is encoded by the coding sequence ATGAACGCCGACGATTACCCATTCCGCTTCGGCGGTATCGAACGCCTTTACGGGCGCCGGGCCCTGGAAGCCTTCCGTCTGGCCCACATTGCCGTGGTCGGGCTCGGCGGTGTCGGCTCCTGGGCGGCTGAAGCCCTGGCCCGCAGCGGCATCGGCACCATCACCCTGATCGACATGGACGATGTCTGTGTCTCCAACACCAACCGCCAGCTCCATGCCCTGGAAGGCCAGTATGGCCGAACCAAAACGGATGCCATGGCAGAGCGCCTGCGGGCCATCAACCCTCATGCTGACATCCGGGTACACTTTGGCTTTCTGACCACCAAGAACGTCGGGGAACTGATCACCGCGGACATGACCGGTGTGGTCGATGCCATCGACAGCGTCAAGGCCAAGGCCGCCCTGATTGCCCACTGCCAGCGCCGGAAAATCCCACTGATTTGCGCCGGTGGTGCCGGCGGGCAGATCGACCCGACCCAGATTCAGGTGGCGGACCTGAGCAAAACCACCCAGGATCCGCTGCTGGCCAAGGTGCGCAACCTGCTGCGCCGGGAATACGGCTTTTCCCGCAACCCGAAACGGCGCTTTGGCATCGAGGCCGTATACTCCCTCGAGCAGCTGACGTATCCTGCCGGAGACGGCGAAGTCTGCCTGCAGAAGCCGGCTACGGATGGTCCGGTACGGCTCGACTGCGCCTCCGGCTTTGGCGCAGCCAGCCCGGTCACCGCCAGTTTCGGATTCTTTGCCGCATCCCGGCTGCTGAACCGCATTGCACGACGCGCCAACCAATAA
- a CDS encoding acyl-CoA dehydrogenase C-terminal domain-containing protein has protein sequence MQYQAPANDLRFLLFDVLGADRLHELEKYADATPDLISAVIDEAGKLAAEVIQPTNQPGDREGCIYDPETRSVKTPEGFKEAYNRFVEGGWTALDAPLEFGGQGLPHTLKFVVDEMVCSTNLSLGMYPGLTHGAISALYAHGSDELKTTYLEKLISGEWTGTMCLTEPQCGTDLGLIRTRANPNDDGSYALEGTKIWITGGEHDLVDNIVHLVLAKLPGAPDTTKGISLFVVPKYLPDSGERNPAFCGGLEHKMGIKGSATCVMNFEGARGWLVGEPNDGMRAMFTMMNEARLMVGMQGLGLAEMAYQESLGFARERLQSRSLSGPKNPGGPADPIIVHPDVRRMLMRQKVLNEGMRALALFTGHQLDLSVAHPEETTREAADDLVQLLTPVVKAFLTDEGFNNANTGLQVLGGSGFTTDWPLEQLVRDGRIARIYEGTNGIQAMDLVGRKLGLKGGQLVRTLFATLSGYLKDNPEAPHREALKNAMKALKTATLWLASNAPNDPEQAGAAATPYLRLMALTVIGYLWSQMANVANQQLAAGDGNKPLLESKLVSARFYFEKLLPEVDWLLADIESGKDSLMALSDDHWAA, from the coding sequence ATGCAATACCAGGCTCCGGCGAATGATCTTCGTTTTCTGTTGTTTGATGTACTGGGTGCCGACCGGCTCCACGAGCTCGAAAAATACGCCGATGCCACCCCGGATCTCATTTCCGCGGTGATCGACGAGGCCGGCAAGCTGGCGGCCGAGGTTATTCAACCCACCAATCAACCCGGCGACCGTGAAGGCTGCATCTATGACCCCGAGACCCGCTCGGTGAAGACACCGGAAGGCTTCAAGGAGGCCTACAACCGGTTTGTCGAGGGCGGCTGGACCGCGCTGGACGCGCCCCTGGAATTTGGCGGTCAGGGCCTGCCCCACACCCTGAAATTCGTGGTCGACGAAATGGTGTGCTCCACCAACCTGTCCCTCGGCATGTACCCGGGGCTGACCCACGGCGCCATCAGCGCGCTCTATGCCCACGGCTCCGACGAACTGAAAACGACTTACCTGGAGAAACTGATCTCCGGGGAATGGACCGGCACCATGTGCCTGACCGAGCCCCAGTGCGGCACCGACCTGGGCCTGATCCGGACCCGCGCCAACCCGAACGACGACGGCAGCTACGCCCTCGAAGGCACCAAGATCTGGATTACCGGTGGCGAGCATGATCTGGTGGACAATATCGTGCACCTGGTACTTGCCAAGCTGCCCGGCGCCCCCGATACCACAAAGGGCATTTCCCTGTTCGTGGTGCCCAAGTATCTGCCGGATTCCGGCGAGCGCAACCCGGCGTTCTGTGGCGGCCTGGAGCACAAGATGGGCATCAAGGGATCGGCCACCTGCGTGATGAATTTCGAAGGTGCCAGGGGCTGGCTTGTCGGTGAGCCCAACGATGGCATGCGTGCCATGTTTACCATGATGAACGAGGCCCGACTGATGGTGGGCATGCAGGGCCTGGGACTGGCTGAAATGGCCTACCAGGAGAGTCTCGGCTTCGCCCGGGAGCGCCTGCAAAGCCGCTCCCTGAGCGGCCCGAAGAACCCCGGCGGCCCGGCCGACCCGATCATCGTTCACCCGGACGTACGCCGCATGCTGATGCGCCAGAAGGTCCTCAATGAAGGCATGCGCGCCCTGGCCCTGTTCACCGGGCATCAACTGGATCTGTCTGTGGCCCACCCGGAAGAAACCACCCGCGAAGCCGCCGACGACCTGGTGCAATTGCTGACCCCGGTGGTGAAGGCCTTCCTCACGGATGAAGGCTTCAACAACGCCAACACCGGCCTGCAGGTTCTGGGTGGCTCCGGCTTCACCACCGACTGGCCGCTGGAACAGCTGGTGCGCGACGGCCGGATTGCCCGTATCTATGAAGGCACCAACGGCATCCAGGCGATGGATCTGGTGGGTCGCAAGCTTGGCCTGAAAGGCGGCCAACTGGTACGCACCCTGTTCGCCACTCTGAGCGGTTACCTGAAAGACAACCCGGAGGCGCCACACCGGGAGGCACTGAAAAACGCCATGAAGGCTCTGAAGACCGCCACCCTGTGGCTGGCCAGCAACGCCCCGAACGATCCGGAGCAGGCGGGCGCAGCCGCCACGCCCTACCTGCGCCTGATGGCACTGACCGTCATCGGCTACCTTTGGTCCCAGATGGCCAACGTGGCCAACCAGCAGCTTGCCGCCGGCGATGGCAACAAACCGCTGCTGGAAAGCAAGCTGGTCTCTGCCCGCTTCTACTTCGAGAAGCTGCTGCCGGAAGTGGACTGGTTGCTGGCTGACATTGAAAGCGGCAAGGACAGCCTCATGGCGCTTTCCGACGACCACTGGGCGGCGTGA
- a CDS encoding SDR family oxidoreductase, translating to MKRIVIAGVSGAIGGALATAFLERDPDARVIGLCRNPDRVAEGLRADPRCRILAWDAGDADSPARVAQALEPLLPAKPGIDTFIYAAGLLHEPGMFPEKRLEDVVADTMAQAFAVNATGFALLLQALMPWLRHREFKRVAAISAKVGSIGDNRFGGWYAYRSSKAALNMLVRNLSVELPRRCRPVACVSLHPGTTESALSEPFSQSLAKLTVHTPADTARNLMAVLEAADEADNGRFLSWDGSELPW from the coding sequence ATGAAACGAATCGTGATAGCCGGCGTGTCCGGCGCAATCGGCGGCGCCCTGGCCACCGCTTTTCTTGAGCGGGACCCGGATGCAAGGGTTATTGGCCTGTGTCGGAATCCGGACCGGGTCGCGGAGGGCCTGCGTGCCGACCCCCGGTGTCGGATACTGGCCTGGGACGCCGGAGACGCGGATTCGCCGGCCAGGGTAGCTCAGGCACTGGAACCCCTGTTACCCGCAAAGCCGGGCATAGACACCTTTATCTATGCCGCAGGCTTGCTGCATGAGCCTGGCATGTTTCCTGAAAAGCGCCTTGAGGATGTGGTTGCGGACACCATGGCACAAGCGTTTGCGGTTAATGCAACCGGCTTCGCCCTGCTGTTGCAGGCGCTCATGCCTTGGTTGCGTCACCGGGAGTTCAAGCGCGTTGCCGCCATTTCCGCCAAGGTTGGTTCCATCGGTGACAACCGGTTTGGCGGCTGGTACGCCTACCGGAGCTCCAAGGCGGCGCTGAACATGCTGGTGCGCAACCTGTCGGTGGAACTGCCCCGCCGTTGCCGCCCGGTGGCGTGTGTGTCACTGCACCCCGGCACAACCGAGTCGGCCCTGAGTGAGCCGTTCAGCCAGTCGCTGGCGAAGCTGACCGTGCACACACCGGCAGATACCGCGCGCAACCTGATGGCGGTTCTTGAAGCCGCGGATGAGGCGGACAATGGGCGCTTTCTGAGTTGGGATGGCTCGGAGTTGCCATGGTAA
- a CDS encoding ChrR family anti-sigma-E factor, with protein MTRHHPDSLSLMEYSAGNLSEPHALCIRLHLDECPHCRSRVDTLDSLGAVMMEQQPKVSVSESMFDSILARIDGAPADQPQMTPAPRIGALQKLLGEDLNGLPWKRQLGDVSVLDITDRFPGQKEQVVLQKLAAGGKAPVHTHRGEETTIVLQGAFADQKGVFNQWDFVVLTDQDEHKPVAVGCEDCITLSILSAPVKLTGTFTRFLNPFIR; from the coding sequence ATGACCCGGCACCATCCCGACAGCCTGAGCCTGATGGAGTACAGCGCAGGTAACCTGAGCGAGCCCCATGCTCTTTGCATCCGGCTCCACCTTGACGAGTGCCCGCATTGCCGCAGCCGGGTTGACACCCTGGACAGCCTCGGTGCCGTGATGATGGAGCAGCAGCCGAAGGTGAGTGTCTCGGAGAGCATGTTCGACAGCATCCTTGCCAGGATCGACGGTGCGCCGGCGGACCAGCCGCAGATGACACCGGCCCCCAGAATCGGCGCTCTGCAGAAACTTCTGGGCGAAGATCTGAACGGCCTGCCCTGGAAGCGGCAACTCGGCGACGTCAGCGTACTGGATATTACCGACCGGTTCCCCGGCCAGAAGGAGCAGGTTGTGCTCCAGAAGCTGGCCGCCGGCGGCAAGGCCCCGGTCCATACGCACCGGGGAGAAGAAACCACCATCGTTCTGCAAGGCGCGTTTGCCGATCAGAAAGGGGTGTTCAATCAGTGGGACTTCGTTGTGCTGACCGACCAGGACGAGCACAAGCCGGTCGCGGTTGGTTGTGAAGACTGCATTACGCTCTCGATACTGAGCGCCCCGGTCAAGCTGACCGGCACCTTCACCCGGTTTCTGAATCCGTTTATCCGGTGA
- a CDS encoding sigma-70 family RNA polymerase sigma factor codes for MTTLDQKPASSEGRKDPWSQMLQKVGKNQDREAYHALFEHFGPQIKYYAMANGLASHAEELVQEVFVSIWRRSCLYDWRKAAASTWIFTIARNQRIDMLRKMQRTSAEMPVETEDLWQIPGENENEPVTSLHRLMSERRIRESLSHLPEEQTTVIAKVYMENKSHQMVADELNIPLGTVKSRVRLALNKLKVILQDQNV; via the coding sequence GTGACCACACTGGATCAGAAGCCAGCCAGTTCCGAGGGCCGCAAGGACCCCTGGAGCCAGATGCTGCAGAAAGTGGGCAAAAATCAGGATCGCGAGGCCTACCACGCGCTCTTTGAACATTTCGGCCCGCAAATCAAGTACTACGCCATGGCAAATGGCCTGGCGAGTCATGCGGAAGAGCTGGTTCAGGAAGTATTTGTGTCCATCTGGCGGCGCTCCTGCCTGTATGACTGGCGCAAAGCGGCGGCATCGACCTGGATTTTTACCATTGCCCGTAACCAACGCATCGACATGCTACGGAAGATGCAACGCACCAGCGCCGAAATGCCGGTGGAAACCGAGGATCTCTGGCAGATTCCGGGTGAAAACGAAAACGAGCCCGTTACCTCCCTGCACCGGTTGATGTCGGAGCGGCGGATTCGTGAGTCCCTGAGCCACCTCCCGGAAGAACAGACGACTGTGATTGCCAAGGTGTACATGGAAAACAAGTCCCACCAGATGGTGGCCGATGAGTTGAACATTCCCCTTGGCACCGTGAAGAGCCGGGTTCGCCTGGCACTGAACAAACTGAAAGTGATTTTGCAGGACCAGAACGTATGA
- a CDS encoding AraC family transcriptional regulator has protein sequence MNAPGITGNLPVIRAHYADILCQLAEDRGVKRSRLLPAAGLRASMLGHPDNFITVEQFSGLCREVMAQTGDRTIGLEYGKRLKFTTHGSLAQAAISCDTLEQALLVLIKYFQTRFVYMRLSFFVEGEEAVIQLDLAHNVEDLYRFNVDVVMASLMDVNLLLFGSRLMDGGRCLLDFPEPRDPLAYQQLFGSRLSFGAGFNQLRFRRAFLDSPMSLSNPVTRRMAEAQCEEEMRFIKGATAVADRVMRLLEAGWRQRLPALEDVAEHLGVSPRTLRRQLAAEGVRFQQLQETLRRRRALDLLRRGDLSIDEVAYALGYSDPSNFGRAFRKWEGLAPSAWRRRHQPGGG, from the coding sequence ATGAATGCACCCGGAATTACCGGAAACCTGCCTGTTATCCGGGCGCACTATGCCGACATCCTTTGCCAATTGGCAGAGGATCGGGGCGTAAAGCGGTCCCGCCTGCTCCCGGCCGCCGGACTCCGCGCGTCGATGCTGGGCCACCCGGACAATTTCATCACCGTGGAGCAGTTCAGCGGTCTGTGTCGTGAAGTGATGGCGCAGACCGGCGACCGGACGATCGGGCTGGAGTATGGCAAGCGTCTGAAATTCACCACCCATGGCTCCCTGGCCCAGGCAGCCATCAGCTGCGACACCCTGGAACAGGCGCTCCTGGTGCTGATCAAGTATTTCCAGACCCGGTTTGTCTATATGAGGCTGTCGTTTTTTGTGGAGGGTGAAGAGGCCGTGATACAGCTGGACCTTGCCCACAATGTGGAGGATCTGTACCGGTTTAACGTTGATGTCGTGATGGCCTCGCTGATGGATGTCAACCTGCTACTTTTCGGCAGCCGGCTGATGGATGGCGGCCGATGCCTGCTGGACTTTCCTGAACCCCGCGATCCATTGGCTTACCAACAGCTGTTCGGTAGCCGTCTCAGCTTTGGCGCCGGCTTCAACCAGTTGCGATTCAGGCGGGCCTTTCTGGATTCTCCCATGTCGCTGTCGAATCCGGTTACCCGACGGATGGCCGAGGCCCAGTGTGAAGAGGAGATGCGTTTCATCAAGGGGGCAACGGCTGTGGCGGACCGGGTGATGCGCCTGCTGGAGGCGGGGTGGCGCCAGCGCTTGCCGGCCCTGGAGGATGTGGCTGAGCACCTGGGTGTGTCACCCCGAACCCTCCGTCGTCAGTTGGCCGCCGAGGGCGTTCGCTTCCAGCAATTGCAGGAGACCCTGCGCCGCCGGCGGGCACTGGACCTGCTTCGACGTGGTGATCTCAGTATTGATGAGGTGGCCTATGCCCTCGGCTACAGCGATCCCTCCAATTTTGGCCGGGCCTTCCGTAAATGGGAAGGCCTGGCGCCCAGCGCCTGGCGTCGGCGGCACCAGCCGGGTGGTGGCTGA